In Thermothelomyces thermophilus ATCC 42464 chromosome 4, complete sequence, a single genomic region encodes these proteins:
- a CDS encoding non-ribosomal peptide synthetase, which translates to MAAGPRPAPPIDASTSWLLLEEETTEARLLVLVSKVLGISTDKVLPHESFRDLGGNEQLAVALRKACMAAGMDVKVKDILRCSTLAELQTCITPCAPQNRPSATDAVEPVMIAPLEIHRASRMSIMPEPKDGQLPKPGRANRTDIERALGTEAEVGRIVTIRPKAGPLDGKLVALLTLSSAQTTPRNPAAINLIPQSHALFAGTQVAHLKRAAETLLAPEAIPDVWIVLDGMPLTEAGDIDLRRLRTWAQNMNENVYHQALSLEHQECLQSPETEMEKSIQRLVSKVLDIPQGQIGVNFSFTQLGGDEMTAMELAARCKHESIYINTSEALGSMTLAELAAIAASRGGLAHKWDEETTGCFDLSPMQHLYFDTAMGGDLKRRPVLDGSYRFNQSLLLRLKKLFSFSDISAAVEAVVAHHPMLRSRFGRGLNGWVQRILPEVAGSYTLSHSAVQSERELENIIERTQMSINVETGPVFAVDYLTTNDGQQLVYLVAHHLAVDLPSWRTIIHDLDELLEHGSLLSQRSMPFNKWVDLQKAEALGPDPGSLLPFALQPGDYAYWGLQDTPNTYGDAAEIGFSLSNELTTILQSSCNQVFKTDSVDIYLAALVLSFAQTFHDRPVPVVWNQEHGRDPMNPDMDISETVGWFTSLCPVSIKAEPADDFINVLRHLKDTRRSIPARGAQYFASRFYHYDREDLVAKDWPFEIIFSYAGTLQHLERDNGVLEQLTIPGSTLASPTSDIGPNVGRIALFEISAMVDQGSAKVKFLYNRFSKDQARIKQWVQNYEHVLLEAIGRLRYHPQELTQADVPHLDVTYEGLDKFNKDRVATLQLASVRDVETIYPVTAVQQSILISQAQRPDTCYLHAVYEFASPNGDPIDISRICTAWTQVTMRHAALRTVFTESVTETGLWDMVILRRTSPEMLFIDTAPAEDPVYELSNLPNLRPTPSKPLHRLTVCKAPTRTLVKLDISTALCDSLSIHLLLHDLRRAYATERAIIEPDQFSYPHYLYFLKMVRQESSLAFWREKLKGVPPCLFPRLTVLPGELGFVNTGVELDITSYQLSGFARTHKSTVDAILRLAWALVLRCFTGSNLVCFGFQTLGRDDSILGMRHAVGSFSNTVACNYELATYSTIAAALHMVEEHLVTCLPHQHFTLAELQHAMGMKGGERLFNSCLTFTEEPAGLNSKFTTRTSFELKPISLQQTFDVDVVVNTRFTAGKLIVDIGQRVMSPEQSVNVANTFGKAIRAILSSPNTAIGLVDLFSDRDYAQILAWEAESPPQFKEPVQSVVHDLISRQAKMQPSSQAICSWDGSFTYLELEEEATRLAHHLVDVGVGPHSVVPVVMDKCKLAPVAMIAVLKSGAAFVPVDSLELGMIQPIFERLNSRVAISSERAAPVLGNLFDRVVILIDELMNVLPRGQGPLTSMATPGDPACIFFVPASSTEAKGITFSHAALSTALEGQGHAARISPLSRVMQLSSFNVDICITEIFTTLSHGGCVCIPSAVERLQDFSAAVNRMQVNWSYMTPLLSRKVDPMLLPSLQVVCFRTRGLDEDTYNIWHGKVNVILAYGPQEVCPLGIAFVEALGPHHFKSIGWPFAGNLLIVNPEDHKKRVPVGAVGELVVEGPTIGVPYPNRESTMTPLSPLGPAAEGKARYFKTGHRVRYTERGLMEFISGSRDDDGKDGRVVNLTEIEQYLRRCLGQGIDVVVENVIFRGKAKNDTVLTAFIELGDRLGNEETLSSLSPTTKEQLALAKQLVELGLKNRFPQSMIPSAFVPVKHLPITPSLKVNRRRLLKMIAGLTKEDLVGLAKVPNTANFQHLKPLPLTQSEEKMRAIWARVLGVEEAKISTFDSFFTLGGDDIVAAQLVAVCRQQGISVSIADILRNVTLAELSQAVTTVDSPHAPQEQGTSPAPPATTPSPIPLPPNAIKEVFIEKVIAPGVGVDASVIADAAEASSAQIRYIETGMLGGRTNINYLVFNFTGTVDSKKLEDACKTLVSIHPILRTAFVPHNRRVYQAVIRSNSIEFTRQHCQTRRLANMLDKEIKKDQSTPIRFENPVTKFIFLDGGKQSILILRLSKAQYDDLSVALLVKDLKRLYDGSQKPPRRPTYCDFVRTTQAANSLGAEEYWRALLEGSAVTQVVAHPQPYPMSTNVQTISNPAISLGSLSSLGISFETVLKGAWAMVLANLSASSDVVFGELVDGRHIRLPDGHSVAGVMGPTVNATPVRVQFPDTPLTPLNLLQYIHAQRVSGIPFENLGTLTIVEKCTPWPYWTRFSTLVQHQYQDTAINPSEPKSFHLGSASCKFTIHESNAQDVPDMFVRSLVRPPDRVEISITFCADRIPEKFAEHALRMLCSTVSLLTSVSIMQPVIPCGYQYRNMIKRIPLPPKAAHAEDVELAESVMNSLSNEQVEAVQTIIQDTWTSILNPRALGVPESQIHNAAFFDLWGSLIPAAQITEQLNTELPKLQHPGADASLQVTMEEIVENPTMLKQFELIATKLKALSAKESQKGKETERGAWTAKPPSHQSHKRKPSGSISIPTPSFSSRIRRFASTVARTASPPTNNSNHNTAAVIRHPAQSQPPPTPTSPVAIGLASAMVADLSPLSPKIIGSVSPNNSSGTGTPRTTPSTSNSSPGLQVPSVAPQLPSLPAFEPIAEETESLDGMHGDISSAAPPAAASQPVFRQSNPPTQHGIGIVFGEPDSMTEGSTASSANASTDATLATTLVGNGGGVANAGGTMAGAPPVRSEIKNGEMEWDGQKDGDRDTLGPLPGAINAAYLAKAPGNMRAALPNTPLMRGAAGGGSIGTPSSVGEEGLEDLVSPLSAVTLTPASAGGAGRYHAQQQQQQ; encoded by the exons ATGGCCGCCGGTCCAAGGCCCGCCCCGCCCATCGATGCTTCGACGTCCTGGTTGTTGTTGGAAGAAGAAACCACCGAGGCGCGCCTGTTGGTCCTGGTTTCCAAAGTACTTGGCATTAGCACGGACAAGGTTCTTCCACATGAGTCGTTTCGGGACCTGGGAGGAAACGAGCAGCTTGCGGTTGCGCTGAGGAAGGCTTGCATGGCTGCCGGGATGGACGTAAAGGTCAAGGATATCCTACGGTGCTCGACGCTCGCCGAACTGCAGACATGCATCACGCCCTGCGCCCCGCAGAACCGACCCTCCGCGACCGACGCCGTCGAGCCCGTCATGATCGCACCACTCGAGATCCACCGAGCGAGTCGCATGTCCATCATGCCCGAACCGAAAGACGGGCAGCTGCCGAAACCGGGCCGGGCGAACAGAACAGACATTGAACGGGCGCTGGGGACAGAGGCCGAGGTTGGGAGGATAGTCACGATACGGCCAAAGGCAGGCCCCCTCGATGGGAAACTGGTCGCCCTCCTGACGCTTTCGAGCGCCCAGACGACTCCGCGAAACCCGGCAGCGATCAATCTCATACCGCAGTCGCACGCCCTCTTTGCGGGAACCCAGGTGGCCCACCTCAAACGCGCTGCTGAGACCCTTCTTGCCCCCGAAGCCATACCGGATGTCTGGATCGTTTTGGACGGAATGCCCCTCACCGAGGCTGGTGATATCGACCTGCGGCGATTGCGGACCTGGGCCCAAAACATGAACGAGAACGTCTACCACCAAGCACTGAGCTTGGAGCACCAGGAGTGTCTGCAAAGCCCGGAGACAGAAATGGAGAAATCAATACAGAGGCTGGTCAGTAAGGTGTTGGATATCCCGCAAGGGCAGATTGGCGTCAACTTCTCCTTCACTCAGCTTGGCGGCGACGAGATGACGGCTATGGAATTGGCTGCTCGGTGCAAGCACGAATCCATCTACATCAACACCTCCGAGGCCCTGGGATCCATGACATTGGCCGAACTCGCCGCTATTGCGGCATCTCGGGGCGGCCTGGCACATAAGTGGGACGAGGAGACAACAGGCTGTTTCGATCTCTCGCCGATGCAACATCTCTATTTCGACACGGCCATGGGCGGCGACCTGAAGCGGCGGCCTGTCCTGGACGGTAGCTATCGCTTTAATCAGAGTCTGCTGCTGCGGTTGAAGAAGCTCTTCTCCTTTAGTGACATATCGGCTGCCGTTGAGGCTGTTGTCGCTCACCACCCCATGCTCAGATCCCGCTTTGGCCGGGGTCTAAACGGGTGGGTGCAGAGAATCCTTCCCGAGGTCGCCGGCTCCTACACCTTGAGCCACAGTGCAGTTCAATCCGAGCGCGAGCTGGAGAACATCATTGAGCGCACACAAATGTCGATCAACGTTGAGACCGGGCCCGTATTTGCGGTGGACTACCTCACCACTAATGATGGGCAACAGTTAGTGTACCTCGTTGCCCACCACCTCGCCGTGGACCTCCCTTCATGGCGGACCATCATCCacgacctcgacgagctGCTGGAGCACGGAAGTCTTCTTTCCCAAAGGTCAATGCCCTTCAACAAGTGGGTAGACCTCCAGAAGGCCGAGGCTCTGGGCCCGGATCCCGGGTCCCTGCTTCCTTTCGCCCTCCAGCCGGGTGACTACGCATACTGGGGCCTTCAAGACACTCCGAATACGTACGGAGACGCAGCCGAGATCGGTTTCTCGCTGAGCAATGAGCTCACGACGATCCTTCAGAGCTCTTGCAATCAGGTTTTCAAGACCGACTCGGTCGACATTTACCTGGCTGCGCTCGTACTCTCATTTGCCCAGACTTTCCATGATAGACCCGTGCCCGTTGTCTGGAACCAGGAGCACGGGAGAGACCCGATGAACCCGGACATGGACATTTCAGAAACGGTGGGCTGGTTCACATCGCTCTGTCCCGTCAGCATCAAGGCCGAGCCAGCGGACGACTTCATCAACGTCCTTCGCCATCTGAAGGATACGCGGCGGTCTATTCCCGCACGCGGTGCCCAGTACTTTGCCTCGAGGTTTTACCACTACGACAGGGAGGACTTGGTCGCAAAAGACTGGCCTTTCGAGATCATTTTCAGCTATGCCGGCACCTTGCAGCATCTCGAGCGGGACAACGGGGTATTGGAGCAGCTTACTATTCCCGGCAGCACGTTAGCATCACCCACCTCAGATATCGGACCCAATGTTGGCCGCATCGCGCTGTTTGAGATCAGCGCCATGGTTGACCAAGGAAGCGCCAAGGTCAAGTTCTTGTACAACCGCTTCTCCAAGGACCAAGCGCGGATCAAGCAATGGGTGCAGAACTACGAACACGTCTTGCTCGAGGCCATCGGCCGGCTGCGATATCACCCCCAGGAACTGACCCAGGCAGACGTTCCGCACCTCGACGTGACCTACGAAGGCCTCGACAAGTTCAATAAAGACCGTGTCGCCACCCTTCAGCTCGCCAGCGTTCGAGACGTCGAGACGATCTATCCGGTCACTGCTGTTCAGCAGAGCATCCTGATTAGCCAAGCGCAGCGGCCGGATACGTGTTACTTGCACGCCGTCTACGAGTTTGCGTCCCCCAATGGCGATCCCATTGACATTTCCAGGATATGCACCGCGTGGACACAGGTCACCATGAGACATGCGGCATTGAGAACCGTCTTTACCGAGAGCGTCACCGAAACCGGTCTTTGGGATATGGTCATCCTCCGCAGAACCTCGCCCGAGATGCTATTTATCGACACCGCGCCCGCCGAAGACCCCGTGTACGAGCTGAGCAACCTGCCGAATCTCCGGCCGACCCCGAGCAAACCACTACACAGACTCACTGTCTGCAAGGCGCCCACGAGGACATTGGTAAAACTCGATATCAGCACGGCGCTTTGTGAT TCTTTGAGCATCCACCTGCTCCTCCATGATTTGCGGCGAGCGTACGCGACAGAACGGGCCATCATCGAGCCCGACCAGTTCTCTTACCCACATTATCTCTACTTTCTCAAGATGGTCCGGCAAGAAAGCAGCCTGGCTTTCTGGAGGGAGAAGTTGAAGGGCGTCCCTCCTTGCCTATTTCCACGGCTTACCGTTCTGCCCGGCGAACTGGGGTTCGTCAACACCGGCGTCGAACTTGACATCACATCGTACCAATTATCCGGGTTTGCCCGGACTCATAAATCCACCGTCGACGCCATTCTACGGCTCGCATGGGCCCTCGTTTTGCGATGCTTCACCGGTTCGAATCTCGTCTGCTTCGGGTTTCAAACCCTCGGCCGCGACGATTCGATACTCGGAATGCGGCATGCCGTGGGGTCCTTCTCAAACACGGTGGCTTGCAACTACGAACTAGCGACGTACAGCACGATCGCCGCGGCATTGCACATGGTTGAGGAGCATCTCGTTACCTGTCTCCCTCACCAGCACTTCACCCTGGCCGAACTCCAACATGCCATGGGCATGAAAGGCGGGGAGCGCCTGTTCAACTCGTGCTTAACCTTCACGGAAGAGCCAGCCGGTCTGAACAGCAAATTCACCACACGAACCAGCTTCGAGCTGAAGCCCATCTCGCTGCAGCAGACCTTTGATGTGGACGTTGTTGTCAACACGCGCTTCACCGCCGGCAAACTAATTGTCGATATTGGACAGCGGGTCATGTCCCCGGAGCAGTCCGTCAACGTGGCAAACACCTTTGGAAAAGCTATCCGCGCGATTCTCTCCTCCCCTAATACTGCCATCGGCTTGGTCGACCTCTTCAGCGACAGGGACTATGCCCAAATTCTTGCTTGGGAGGCCGAGTCACCTCCCCAATTTAAGGAGCCGGTACAATCTGTGGTCCATGACCTCATCTCCCGACAGGCCAAAATGCAACCATCGTCGCAGGCCATCTGTTCTTGGGACGGATCGTTTACGTATCTCGAGCTCGAAGAGGAGGCAACCAGGCTGGCTCATCACCTCGTCGATGTCGGGGTTGGCCCACATTCTGTCGTTCCCGTCGTGATGGACAAGTGCAAGCTCGCCCCTGTTGCCATGATCGCCGTGCTGAA GTCCGGCGCGGCATTTGTTCCCGTCGACTCACTGGAACTCGGCATGATCCAACCCATCTTTGAGCGCCTCAACTCTCGAGTGGCCATTTCCTCAGAGCGTGCCGCCCCTGTCCTTGGAAACCTCTTCGACCGTGTCGTTATTCTCATAGACGAACTAATGAACGTTCTGCCGCGAGGTCAAGGGCCGCTGACCTCCATGGCCACGCCAGGTGACCCGGCCTGCATCTTCTTCGTGCCGGCATCGTCAACCGAGGCCAAGGGAATCACCTTCAGCCACGCAGCCTTGTCAACTGCCCTAGAAGGGCAGGGCCACGCCGCGAGGATCTCGCCTCTCAGCCGGGTGATGCAGCTTTCATCGTTCAATGTGGACATCTGCATTACTGAGATCTTCACGACCCTAAGTCACGGCGGCTGTGTCTGCATTCCTTCCGCGGTAGAGAGGTTGCAAGATTTCTCTGCCGCCGTCAACAGGATGCAGGTCAACTGGTCGTACATGACGCCGCTGCTGTCTAGAAAAGTGGACCCGATGCTGCTCCCCTCGCTCCAGGTGGTGTGTTTCCGGACCCGAGGGCTTGATGAGGACACCTACAACATTTGGCATGGCAAGGTGAATGTGATCTTGGCGTACGGCCCTCAGGAGGTGTGCCCTCTGGGCATTGCCTTTGTCGAAGCGCTCGGACCCCACCACTTCAAGAGCATTGGCTGGCCCTTTGCTGGGAACCTGTTGATTGTGAATCCAGAGGATCACAAGAAGCGCGTGCCTGTTGGCGCGGTTGGTGAATTGGTCGTTGAAGGACCGACCATAGGGGTCCCGTACCCGAACAGGGAGTCGACCATGACCCCTCTGTCACCGCTGGGGCCCGCGGCCGAAGGCAAGGCGCGGTATTTCAAGACTGGCCATCGGGTAAGGTACACCGAGAGGGGGTTGATGGAGTTCATCTCGGGTTCGCGCGACGATGATGGCAAGGATGGCAGGGTTGTCAACCTCACAGAGATTGAGCAGTACCTGCGCCGTTGCCTCGGACAAGGCATTGATGTCGTCGTCGAGAACGTCATCTTCCGTGGCAAAGCCAAGAACGACACCGTGCTCACCGCCTTCATCGAGCTCGGTGACCGTCTGGGTAACGAGGAGACTCTCTCGTCGCTGAGCCCAACAACGAAGGAGCAGCTCGCCCTGGCGAAGCAGCTCGTTGAACTCGGGCTCAAGAACAGATTCCCGCAGTCCATGATACCTTCGGCATTTGTCCCCGTCAAACACCTTCCCATCACGCCGTCACTCAAGGTCAACCGGCGACGGCTGCTCAAAATGATCGCCGGCCtgactaaggaggatctggTTGGGCTTGCTAAGGTGCCGAATACAGCAAATTTCCAGCATCTGAAGCCTTTGCCATTGACACAGAGCGAGGAGAAGATGCGGGCTATATGGGCGCGAGTGTTGGGCGTCGAGGAGGCCAAGATCTCAACCTTTGACAGCTTCTTCACTCTCGGCGGAGATGACATCGTCGCCGCGCAGTTGGTGGCCGTTTGCCGACAGCAGGGGATCTCCGTATCGATCGCTGACATCTTGCGAAACGTTACCCTGGCCGAGCTCAGTCAGGCGGTCACCACCGTCGACTCTCCGCACGCCCCACAGGAACAAGGCACCTCTCCCGCTCCGCCAGCGACAACACCGTCGCCCATACCCTTGCCACCTAACGCGATCAAGGAAGTCTTCATCGAGAAAGTCATTGCTCCGGGTGTTGGAGTCGACGCGAGCGTGATCGCCGATGCGGCCGAGGCCTCATCGGCCCAAATACGGTACATCGAGACCGGCATGCTAGGGGGTCGTACGAACATCAACTACTTAGTCTTTAATTTCACCGGGACCGTCGACTCCAAGAAGTTGGAAGATGCTTGCAAGACCCTGGTGTCTATACACCCCATCCTTCGCACCGCCTTCGTGCCGCATAATCGCCGAGTATACCAGGCCGTTATCAGGTCTAACAGCATCGAATTCACCCGGCAACACTGCCAAACACGGCGGCTTGCCAACATGCTGGACAAGGAGATCAAGAAGGACCAGAGCACGCCTATCCGATTCGAGAATCCCGTCACTAAGTTCATATTCCTCGACGGTGGCAAGCAGTCAATTCTCATCCTCCGGCTGTCCAAGGCGCAGTACGACGATCTCTCGGTTGCCCTATTGGTCAAGGATCTCAAGCGACTATACGATGGCTCTCAGAAGCCGCCTCGGCGTCCGACGTACTGCGACTTTGTGCGCACCACCCAAGCCGCCAATTCGCTCGGGGCGGAAGAGTACTGGCGGGCGCTGCTTGAGGGCTCGGCGGTCACGCAGGTCGTCGCTCACCCGCAGCCGTACCCGATGTCGACAAACGTTCAGACGATTAGCAACCCTGCGATCTCGCTGGGATCGCTCTCTAGCCTCGGCATCTCCTTTGAAACCGTCCTCAAGGGAGCCTGGGCGATGGTCCTCGCAAATCTTTCCGCCTCCTCCGATGTCGTTTTCGGTGAACTTGTCGACGGCCGCCACATCAGACTTCCCGACGGGCATTCGGTTGCCGGCGTTATGGGGCCGACCGTCAATGCGACCCCGGTCCGGGTCCAGTTTCCGGACACCCCGCTGACGCCGCTGAACCTTCTCCAGTACATCCACGCACAGCGCGTGTCTGGCATTCCTTTCGAGAATCTCGGCACCCTGACGATCGTGGAGAAGTGCACGCCATGGCCCTACTGGACTCGATTCAGCACACTGGTGCAGCACCAGTACCAAGACACCGCCATCAACCCTTCCGAGCCGAAATCGTTCCACCTCGGCTCGGCCTCTTGCAAGTTCACCATCCACGAGTCCAACGCGCAGGACGTGCCGGATATGTTTGTGAGGTCTCTGGTGCGTCCGCCGGATCGTGTCGAAATCTCCATCACGTTCTGCGCCGACCGCATTCCCGAAAAGTTTGCCGAACACGCGCTCCGCATGCTCTGCTCAACCGTCAGCCTGCTCACCAGCGTTAGCATCATGCAGCCCGTCATCCCATGCGGATATCAGTACCGGAACATGATCAAGCGGATCCCGCTCCCGCCGAAGGCTGCGCACGCGGAAGATGTGGAGTTAGCAGAGAGTGTAATGAACTCTCTGAGCAACGAACAGGTGGAAGCCGTCCAGACAATCATTCAGGATACTTGGACCTCGATTCTCAACCCTAGAGCACTGGGCGTTCCCGAATCCCAGATCCACAATGCCGCCTTCTTCGATCTCTGGGGTAGCCTCATTCCGGCGGCCCAGATCACGGAGCAGCTCAACACCGAGCTGCCAAAACTTCAGCACCCGGGAGCCGACGCTAGTCTCCAAGTCACCATGGAGGAGATTGTCGAGAACCCGACGATGCTGAAGCAGTTTGAGCTCATTGCGACCAAGCTTAAGGCCTTGTCCGCCAAAGAGTCCCAGAAGGGCAAGGAGACAGAAAGGGGGGCCTGGACCGCAAAACCCCCGTCTCATCAATCCCACAAGAGGAAACCAAGCGGGAGTATCTCTATCCCGACGCCCTCCTTCAGCAGCCGCATCCGCCGTTTTGCCAGCACCGTCGCCCGGACAGCTTCCCCACCAACCAACAACAGCAATCACAACACAGCCGCCGTGATTCGACATCCAGCTCAGTCTCAACCACCGCCAACCCCGACCTCCCCGGTCGCCATCGGTCTGGCCTCGGCCATGGTCGCCGATCTCTCCCCTCTTTCACCCAAGATCATCGGCAGCGTCAGCCCCAACAACTCTTCGGGCACCGGCACCCCGCGCACGACGCCGAGCACAAGCAACTCGAGCCCGGGCCTGCAGGTCCCCTCGGTCGCGCCGCAACTTCCCAGCCTCCCAGCGTTCGAGCCCATCGCCGAAGAGACCGAGTCTCTGGACGGGATGCACGGCGACATCTCATCGGCGGCCcccccggccgccgcctcgcAACCTGTGTTCCGCCAGTCCAATCCTCCTACCCAACACGGCATCGGCATCGTGTTCGGCGAGCCGGATAGCATGACCGAGGGCAGCACCGCGAGCAGCGCGAACGCGAGCACCGACGCGACGCTCGCCACGACACTGGTCGGTAatggggggggggttgcAAACGCGGGGGGGACCATGGCCGGGGCGCCTCCGGTTCGGAGTGAGATCAAGAATGGCGAGATGGAGTGGGACGGGCAGAAAGATGGCGACCGGGACACACTGGGCCCATTGCCGGGCGCGATCAACGCGGCCTATCTCGCGAAGGCGCCTGGGAATATGCGAGCTGCGCTCCCGAATACCCCGTTAATGCGCggtgccgccggcggcggttcTATTGGTACTCCTAGTAGTGTAGGCGAGGAGGGTCTGGAGGATCTGGTCAGTCCGCTGAGTGCGGTCACGCTCACGCCTGCAAGTGCGGGTGGTGCTGGGAGGTATCAtgctcagcagcagcagcagcagtag
- the lcc1 gene encoding extracellular laccase, lcc1 (Matches the lcc1 gene product encoding an extracellular laccase of Myceliophthora thermophila (Berka, R.M. et al. 1997. Appl. Environ. Microbiol. 63: 3151 3157). Laccasesare multicopper enzymes that catalyze the oxidation of a variety of phenolic compounds, with concomitant reduction of O2 to H2O): MKSFISAATLLVGILTPSVAAAPPSTPEQRDLLVPITEREEAAVKARQQSCNTPSNRACWTDGYDINTDYEVDSPDTGVVRPYTLTLTEVDNWTGPDGVVKEKVMLVNRPTIFADWGDTIQVTVINNLETNGTSIHWHGLHQKGTNLHDGANGITECPIPPKGGRKVYRFKAQQYGTSWYHSHFSAQYGNGVVGAIQINGPASLPYDTDLGVFPISDYYYSSADELVELTKNSGAPFSDNVLFNGTAKHPETGEGEYANVTLTPGRRHRLRLINTSVENHFQVSLVNHTMTIIAADMVPVNAMTVDSLFLGVGQRYDVVIEASRTPGNYWFNVTFGGGLLCGGSRNPYPAAIFHYAGAPGGPPTDEGKAPVDHNCLDLPNLKPVVARDVPLSGFAKRPDNTLDVTLDTTGTPLFVWKVNGSAINIDWGRPVVDYVLTQNTSFPPGYNIVEVNGADQWSYWLIENDPGAPFTLPHPMHLHGHDFYVLGRSPDESPASNERHVFDPARDAGLLSGANPVRRDVTMLPAFGWVVLAFRADNPGAWLFHCHIAWHVSGGLGVVYLERADDLRGAVSDADADDLDRLCADWRHYWPTNPYPKSDSGLKHRWVEEGEWLVKA, encoded by the exons ATGAAGTCCTTCATCAGCGCCGCGACGCTTTTGGTGGGCATTCTCACCCCTAGCGTTGCTGCTGCCCCTCCATCCACCCCTGAGCAGCGCGACCTGCTCGTCCCGATCACGGAGAGGGAGGAGGCAGCCGTGAAGGCTCGCCAGCAGAGCTGCAACACCCCCAGCAACCGGGCGTGCTGGACTGACGGATACGACATCAACACCGACTACGAAGTGGACAGCCCGGACACGGGTGTTGTTCGGCCG TACACTCTGACTCTCACCGAAGTCGACAACTGGACCGGACCTGATGGCGTCGTCAAGGAGAAGGTCATGCTGGTTAACA GACCAACAATCTTTGCGGACTGGGGCGACACGATCCAGGTAACGGTCATCAACAACCTCGAGACCAACGG CACGTCGATCCACTGGCACGGACTGCACCAGAAGGGCACCAACCTGCACGACGGCGCCAACGGTATCACCGAGTGCCCGATCCCGCCCaagggagggaggaaggTGTACCGGTTCAAGGCTCAGCAGTACGGGACGAGCTGGTACCACTCGCACTTCTCGGCCCAGTACGGCAACGGCGTGGTCGGGGCCATTCAGATCAACGGGCCGGCCTCGCTGCCGTACGACACCGACCTGGGCGTGTTCCCCATCAGCGACTACTACTACAGCTCGGCCGACGAGCTGGTGGAACTCACCAAGAACTCGGGCGCGCCCTTCAGCGACAACGTCCTGTTCAACGGCACGGCCAAGCACCCGGAgacgggcgagggcgagtaCGCCAACGTGACGCTCACCCCGGGCCGGCGGCACCGCCTGCGCCTGATCAACACGTCGGTCGAGAACCACTTCCAGGTCTCGCTCGTCAACCACACCATGACCATCATCGCCGCCGACATGGTGCCCGTCAACGCCATGACGGTCGACAGCCTCTtcctcggcgtcggccaGCGCTACGATGTCGTCATCGAAGCCAGCCGAACGCCCGGGAACTACTGGTTTAACGTCACATTTGGCGGCGGCCTGCTCTGCGGCGGCTCCAGGAATCCCTACCCGGCCGCCATCTTCCACTACGCCGGCGCCCCCGGCGGCCCGCCCACGGACGAGGGCAAGGCCCCGGTCGACCACAACTGCCTGGACCTCCCCAACCTCAAGCCCGTCGTGGCCCGCGACGTGCCCCTGAGCGGCTTCGCCAAGCGGCCCGACAACACGCTCGACGTCACCCTCGACACCACGGGCACGCCCCTGTTCGTCTGGAAGGTCAACGGCAGCGCCATCAACATCGACTGGGGCAGGCCCGTCGTCGACTACGTCCTCACGCAGAACACCAGCTTCCCACCCGGGTACAACATTGTCGAGGTGAACGGAGCTGATCAG TGGTCGTACTGGTTGATCGAGAACGATCCCGGCGCACCTTTCACCCTACCGCATCCGATGCACCTGCAC GGCCACGACTTTTACGTGCTGGGCCGCTCGCCCGACGAGTCGCCGGCATCCAACGAGCGGCACGTGTTCGATCCGGCGCGGGACGCGGGCCTGCTGAGCGGGGCCAACCCTGTGCGGCGGGACGTGACGATGCTGCCGGCGTTCGGGTGGGTGGTGCTGGCCTTCCGGGCCGACAACCCGGGCGCCTGGCTGTTCCACTGCCACATCGCCTGGCACGTCTCGGGCGGCCTGGGCGTCGTCTACCTCGAGCGCGCCGACGACCTGCGCGGGGCCGTCTcggacgccgacgccgacgacctcGACCGCCTCTGCGCCGACTGGCGCCACTACTGGCCTACCAACCCCTACCCCAAGTCCGACTCGGGCCTCAAGCACCGCTGGGTCGAGGAGGGCGAGTGGCTGGTCAAGGCGTGA